From a single Sporosarcina oncorhynchi genomic region:
- a CDS encoding HAMP domain-containing sensor histidine kinase: MNDRGIIMNSFSFLIDDCLKPSLIVDIDGEILHENESFKYLSGKQNSKNIIDRLDKKSADAWRSFVAKAMLSKEPVTESFPVSIQLDMLHNGYLNLFAPVGSQIVITKFTFDAILNILPFKKYIKAFNQSSNPMVIVDGNGIIRDLNIGYARFFKVKKADYIGANVSEMINGIGEFNSVGFWDMIKTKGFFESFKSIQHSAEDIRHYHITTYYDEETTMFFLELEDLTEKENLQLQLAHSGSLSAVGQIAASIAHEIRNPITTLKGFTQLLKATAKDDSLRYISVIEDEIDRMESILNEMLLLSKPAIRKKTIFSLERLICDMIALFHPKAMMDEIEIYKRITTEKDALLYGDSDKFKQVLLNLFKNALESMTKGGKLSIELIEKGGDIILSIADTGKGMTRHQVSQVFMPFFSSKAGGTGLGLPFVLKTVEEHGGTIAVESQIEKGTKFILTFPKMLQGKTNEISDTRPIFS; this comes from the coding sequence TTGAATGATCGTGGAATTATAATGAATAGTTTTTCATTTCTCATAGATGACTGTTTGAAGCCTAGCCTCATTGTTGACATCGATGGGGAAATCTTGCATGAAAACGAATCTTTCAAATATCTATCGGGCAAGCAGAACTCAAAAAATATAATTGATAGATTGGATAAAAAATCCGCTGATGCTTGGCGATCTTTCGTTGCTAAAGCTATGTTGTCAAAAGAGCCCGTTACAGAATCCTTTCCTGTTTCCATACAATTAGATATGCTGCATAATGGTTATCTCAATCTATTCGCACCTGTTGGAAGTCAGATCGTCATTACGAAATTCACATTTGACGCTATTTTGAATATCCTACCGTTTAAAAAGTACATTAAAGCATTTAATCAATCATCCAATCCAATGGTGATTGTTGACGGCAATGGAATCATACGGGATTTGAATATCGGATATGCGCGATTCTTTAAAGTGAAGAAAGCAGATTATATCGGTGCAAACGTGTCTGAAATGATTAATGGGATAGGTGAATTTAATTCGGTTGGATTTTGGGATATGATAAAAACAAAAGGCTTTTTCGAATCCTTCAAGTCGATCCAACATTCAGCAGAAGACATTAGGCATTACCATATTACTACTTATTATGACGAAGAGACAACTATGTTCTTTTTGGAACTGGAAGACTTGACGGAAAAAGAGAATCTTCAGTTGCAACTGGCGCATTCTGGATCTTTATCTGCAGTAGGTCAAATAGCTGCCAGCATAGCGCATGAAATTAGAAATCCGATTACAACGTTAAAAGGTTTTACTCAACTTTTGAAAGCGACTGCGAAGGATGACTCGCTTCGATATATATCTGTAATCGAAGACGAAATAGATCGCATGGAATCGATTTTGAATGAAATGCTACTATTATCAAAACCAGCTATAAGAAAGAAAACCATTTTTTCTTTAGAAAGGCTCATTTGTGATATGATAGCTCTGTTTCATCCGAAAGCAATGATGGATGAGATTGAGATTTATAAGCGGATAACTACTGAAAAAGACGCTCTTCTATATGGTGATTCAGACAAATTCAAACAAGTTTTATTGAATTTATTTAAAAATGCCTTAGAGTCAATGACAAAAGGCGGCAAACTTTCAATAGAACTGATTGAAAAAGGAGGGGATATCATCCTTTCTATTGCGGACACTGGTAAAGGGATGACCCGTCATCAAGTAAGCCAAGTGTTTATGCCTTTTTTTAGTTCTAAAGCAGGTGGGACAGGACTTGGATTACCTTTTGTATTAAAGACTGTGGAAGAGCATGGTGGAACAATAGCGGTTGAGAGTCAAATTGAAAAAGGTACAAAGTTTATCCTGACTTTTCCGAAGATGCTTCAAGGAAAAACAAATGAAATTTCGGATACGAGACCTATCTTTTCGTAA
- a CDS encoding putative bifunctional diguanylate cyclase/phosphodiesterase, which translates to MNNIVKDELEDFLGEYFSQHPQNLFLMIGRNRLEEWTMVYSNELAKDFFNLAQPLDNAQDFFGELWVPIHKQVSKMKDHSYSKTFLPFEKDSTANLFEMSILQLESEEYLQLYLVEFRQQLEMLDERRAKLEFEEKYQSVINHNLDPLLTIDPTYQIAHANPAVHKTFGYRMEELRGRTIGNLIEESQVDMFNHFLRKAFLGESIELENIRFFHKKGQLLQTYLKTVPVTVNNEVKEVHLLLRDTTSNHKNHERLQFLSYHDQLTGLWNRRALKEHFKEDAEDATRHKEKLSFIFLDLDRFKTINDSIGRNGADEILKKISERLKMVCPPGTKLYRNGGDEYIISFRDHCIEKTEKLAQKILSDFAKPFYFNHQEYFISSSIGIAVYPDDGTVLDDLLQKTEKAVMFVKDRGRSHYRFYREEMNTSVTDTALLEAHLRRAIEFNELEIHYQPQVNLKTGLIDSFEALLRWNNRKFGFVSPGDFIPLAEESDLIHTIGDWVLEGVCRQLREWQDKQFRPVRIAVNISSKQFRSSEFAEKIRNLIKKHGIHPSSFEVEITETALMHMNDTILTLQKLKEIGVTISVDDFGTGYSSLSYLKQYPIDIIKIDRSFIKDIEMDQKNEAIAKTIINLAHNLGMEVIAEGVEKDLQAEILKAADCHKAQGFLFSRPVPANEIVQKYFSYDK; encoded by the coding sequence ATGAATAACATAGTTAAAGATGAACTTGAAGATTTTCTGGGAGAATATTTTTCCCAACATCCTCAAAACCTCTTCTTGATGATCGGAAGGAACCGCCTTGAAGAATGGACAATGGTTTACAGTAATGAGCTTGCAAAGGATTTTTTCAATCTCGCACAGCCATTAGATAATGCACAAGACTTTTTTGGAGAACTTTGGGTACCTATACATAAACAAGTATCGAAAATGAAAGATCATTCGTACAGCAAAACATTTTTACCTTTCGAAAAGGATAGTACGGCCAATTTGTTTGAAATGTCTATTTTACAATTGGAATCGGAAGAGTATCTCCAATTATATCTAGTAGAATTCCGTCAACAGTTAGAGATGTTGGATGAGCGGCGTGCGAAGTTAGAATTTGAAGAAAAGTATCAATCAGTCATTAATCATAATTTGGATCCCTTACTGACAATTGATCCCACGTATCAAATCGCTCATGCCAATCCTGCTGTACATAAGACATTTGGTTACCGGATGGAAGAATTACGTGGCCGAACGATTGGTAATTTGATCGAAGAGAGTCAAGTGGATATGTTTAATCACTTTTTACGGAAAGCGTTTTTAGGAGAATCCATCGAACTTGAAAATATTCGGTTTTTTCATAAAAAAGGCCAGCTTCTTCAAACATACTTGAAAACAGTGCCGGTAACCGTCAATAACGAAGTGAAAGAGGTCCATCTGCTATTGCGGGATACGACTTCTAATCATAAAAATCATGAACGGTTACAGTTTTTATCCTATCATGATCAGTTGACAGGTTTATGGAACCGAAGAGCTTTGAAAGAACATTTCAAAGAAGATGCAGAAGATGCGACTAGGCATAAAGAGAAATTATCGTTCATCTTCCTTGATCTTGACCGTTTTAAAACGATTAATGACTCGATCGGACGTAATGGGGCGGATGAAATACTGAAGAAGATTTCGGAGCGGCTAAAAATGGTCTGCCCTCCAGGTACTAAGCTTTATCGGAACGGCGGGGATGAATATATCATTTCATTTCGGGATCATTGTATTGAAAAGACCGAAAAACTGGCTCAAAAAATCCTTAGTGATTTTGCCAAACCGTTCTACTTCAATCATCAAGAATATTTCATTTCGTCTTCAATCGGTATTGCTGTATATCCCGATGACGGAACAGTGCTAGATGATCTGCTGCAAAAAACAGAAAAAGCTGTTATGTTTGTAAAAGATCGGGGACGATCTCATTATCGATTTTACCGTGAAGAGATGAATACTTCTGTCACAGATACAGCTTTGCTGGAAGCGCATCTGCGTCGGGCAATTGAATTTAATGAACTTGAAATCCATTATCAGCCTCAAGTGAATTTGAAGACAGGTCTGATTGATAGTTTTGAAGCATTGCTCAGATGGAATAACCGGAAATTCGGATTTGTTTCGCCGGGAGACTTCATACCATTAGCGGAGGAATCTGACCTCATTCACACAATAGGTGACTGGGTTCTTGAAGGCGTTTGCAGGCAACTTCGAGAGTGGCAGGATAAACAGTTCCGACCAGTTAGAATAGCCGTTAATATTTCATCTAAGCAATTCAGGTCAAGTGAGTTTGCTGAAAAGATTAGAAACTTGATAAAGAAGCACGGAATTCATCCGTCTTCATTTGAAGTGGAAATTACAGAAACGGCATTGATGCATATGAATGATACAATTTTAACATTGCAGAAATTAAAAGAAATCGGTGTAACGATTTCGGTTGATGATTTTGGTACTGGTTATTCGTCATTAAGCTATTTAAAACAATATCCTATAGACATTATCAAAATCGATCGGTCTTTTATCAAAGATATCGAAATGGATCAAAAAAACGAAGCAATTGCCAAAACCATCATTAATCTCGCCCATAACCTTGGCATGGAAGTGATCGCAGAGGGTGTGGAGAAAGATTTGCAAGCCGAAATACTAAAAGCAGCTGACTGCCATAAAGCACAAGGCTTCCTATTTAGTCGACCTGTACCAGCCAACGAAATCGTACAGAAATATTTTTCTTACGATAAATGA
- a CDS encoding MarR family winged helix-turn-helix transcriptional regulator, which translates to MGNDIERALKLFIVLSRASKVVLEESNQLLDDYNLNPSEFAVLELLYHKGKQPIQKIGQKILLRSGSMTYVVDKLEGRGLLERVTSLEDKRIIYIVITPTGEELINDIFPKHEQHIKKMMSGLTVDEQNQAIDLLKKLGLSVKNLS; encoded by the coding sequence ATGGGTAATGATATTGAACGTGCATTGAAATTGTTTATCGTTCTTTCAAGAGCTAGCAAAGTTGTCTTGGAAGAGTCGAATCAATTATTGGATGACTATAACCTAAATCCGTCAGAGTTCGCAGTACTTGAACTTTTGTATCATAAAGGAAAACAACCTATCCAGAAAATTGGTCAAAAGATTCTTCTCAGAAGCGGCTCGATGACATATGTGGTGGATAAGCTGGAAGGCAGAGGACTGTTGGAACGAGTGACAAGCCTTGAAGACAAAAGAATCATCTATATCGTAATTACGCCGACAGGTGAAGAACTCATAAATGATATTTTTCCGAAGCATGAACAGCATATAAAAAAAATGATGTCTGGTCTTACGGTTGACGAACAAAATCAGGCGATAGACCTTCTAAAGAAACTTGGATTATCTGTTAAAAACTTATCATGA
- a CDS encoding DUF58 domain-containing protein codes for MNWIRYENGFKTIHNGMLLTAALFMLSAIFALSALAACFAAVFAMLAFQNVYFSKLGEGLNVKINAKQQRILIGHEEELIMEFENGRVPIWNATLILSMEDSVAPRHEFTKNYSGIYDVYIPFAIGSNQKTEIRVPLEGKKRGKSRVTRVFLEIPHLFGDGSVNMELKDPVNYQSLVYPKVTNLGSELAPSPFKPGEIQQRQSLFTDPFQPIGTRDYVPTDRFDQIHWTASARMQKLQTKEFLPVSAQNVMLMMNALEKDRSNEDFEKKIERIVAYADYCTKNDIPYAVAINLRTFGSRPYLFLPTGSGKVQFQMVMEMLAKISDKYAKLPFDEMMQHMESSGQLPPTIVLVTHENDNIKRYIHRWTKRFSVIVDSSFERNEDEWEKQHLKKTGTDSVIPSA; via the coding sequence ATGAACTGGATACGGTATGAGAATGGATTTAAAACGATACATAACGGAATGCTACTTACAGCTGCGTTATTCATGCTGTCAGCCATATTCGCATTATCCGCATTGGCGGCCTGTTTTGCTGCAGTCTTTGCCATGCTAGCATTTCAAAATGTATATTTTTCAAAGTTGGGAGAAGGCCTGAATGTCAAAATCAACGCAAAGCAACAGAGAATTCTGATTGGCCACGAAGAAGAACTAATTATGGAATTCGAAAATGGAAGAGTTCCGATATGGAATGCAACGTTGATTTTATCAATGGAAGATTCCGTTGCTCCGCGACACGAATTCACAAAAAACTACAGTGGTATTTATGATGTGTATATTCCGTTTGCCATCGGAAGTAATCAGAAGACGGAGATCCGTGTTCCACTTGAAGGAAAGAAACGTGGTAAATCACGTGTTACACGTGTGTTTTTGGAAATTCCACATCTATTCGGCGACGGATCTGTCAATATGGAATTAAAAGATCCAGTTAACTATCAAAGTCTTGTTTATCCAAAAGTGACGAATCTCGGCAGTGAGCTTGCTCCATCGCCTTTCAAGCCTGGTGAAATCCAGCAAAGGCAATCATTGTTCACGGATCCCTTTCAACCAATTGGTACCCGTGATTATGTGCCGACAGACCGTTTTGATCAGATTCACTGGACGGCGAGTGCCCGCATGCAGAAACTGCAGACGAAAGAGTTTTTACCTGTTAGTGCACAAAATGTCATGCTAATGATGAATGCGTTAGAAAAGGACAGGAGCAATGAGGATTTTGAAAAGAAAATCGAACGGATTGTCGCCTATGCTGATTATTGTACAAAAAATGATATTCCTTATGCAGTAGCTATTAATCTACGCACTTTCGGAAGCAGACCGTATTTATTTTTACCAACAGGATCCGGAAAGGTTCAATTTCAAATGGTAATGGAAATGCTTGCGAAGATTTCTGATAAATACGCAAAGCTTCCATTTGATGAAATGATGCAGCATATGGAGAGTTCTGGGCAATTACCACCGACAATTGTGCTCGTGACACATGAAAATGACAATATCAAAAGATACATCCATCGCTGGACGAAACGATTCTCTGTTATTGTCGACTCATCTTTTGAAAGGAATGAAGACGAATGGGAGAAACAACACTTGAAAAAGACCGGAACCGATTCAGTTATTCCGAGCGCCTAG
- a CDS encoding IS4 family transposase — translation MTTSQTTQLLEQLFESIEPTRVDEIAKETGFIKRKRLVTASDFLALLFQFHGNFAGCSIQELCSKLVIEQDILISRTALDKKFTPEAALFLRRLVQEILHHQFLEHVPTHSSADPFPFLSIRVLDATAIEVPDHLKKRAVKTEQESVKIQYEYDILSGKTTFLDIDFQRVNDTRKGAERLAYINDHDLCLQDLGYFSFEQFGQMQKNGGFFITKLRNDAYLAFKNPFPAYHQNGKVVQSSLYQRIDLVKLCENLEPGEYLELEGVHFGRDSHFPARCIVFSHDETQRQHRLKKIHRRTTKSGKKPKKVVSDLAGITVYMTNLPESIPAKKLVELYRLRWHVELCFKTWKSYLGVDQFKVMKKERWLCHLYGTLLAIIISQLIAYQLRNVIWDEEQLEISEMIAVRTVAIEFLPKLYRIFIHKKRALKDFLCLAIRLLIKTARKPKSSKGTALQRLQFN, via the coding sequence ATGACTACATCTCAGACAACTCAACTTCTTGAACAGCTTTTTGAAAGTATCGAACCAACACGTGTAGATGAAATTGCGAAGGAAACAGGTTTTATTAAAAGAAAGCGTCTCGTTACTGCAAGTGATTTTCTTGCCCTACTCTTTCAATTTCACGGGAACTTTGCAGGATGTTCTATTCAGGAACTCTGTTCAAAACTAGTCATTGAACAAGATATCCTGATCAGTAGAACTGCCCTAGATAAGAAGTTTACCCCAGAAGCCGCACTGTTTCTTCGACGCCTTGTCCAAGAGATTCTACATCATCAGTTCCTAGAACACGTTCCTACTCATTCTTCTGCAGACCCGTTCCCATTTCTAAGCATCCGCGTGCTTGATGCGACAGCTATCGAAGTACCAGATCATTTGAAAAAACGAGCCGTTAAAACAGAGCAGGAATCTGTGAAAATTCAATATGAGTACGATATCTTGTCAGGTAAAACTACGTTCTTAGATATTGATTTCCAACGTGTGAATGATACAAGAAAGGGTGCTGAACGTTTAGCTTACATCAACGACCATGATTTATGTTTGCAAGATTTGGGGTATTTCAGTTTTGAACAATTTGGCCAGATGCAGAAAAACGGAGGCTTTTTTATCACGAAGCTAAGAAATGATGCCTATCTGGCATTCAAAAACCCTTTTCCTGCTTATCATCAAAACGGAAAAGTGGTTCAAAGTAGCCTGTATCAACGAATTGACCTGGTAAAGCTTTGTGAAAATCTAGAACCTGGTGAATATTTGGAGCTTGAGGGAGTTCATTTTGGTAGGGACTCCCATTTTCCAGCCCGTTGTATTGTGTTTTCACACGATGAAACTCAACGGCAGCACCGCTTAAAAAAAATTCACCGGCGCACTACCAAATCCGGAAAGAAACCTAAGAAAGTTGTAAGTGACCTGGCGGGCATAACAGTTTATATGACAAATCTGCCTGAATCCATTCCCGCAAAAAAGTTGGTAGAATTATATCGTTTGAGATGGCACGTCGAACTATGTTTTAAAACATGGAAATCCTACCTCGGTGTGGATCAATTCAAGGTGATGAAGAAAGAACGGTGGCTCTGTCATCTTTATGGAACACTTCTAGCAATCATCATCAGCCAACTGATAGCTTATCAACTGCGTAATGTCATTTGGGATGAAGAACAGTTGGAAATCAGCGAGATGATCGCCGTACGCACTGTAGCCATAGAATTCTTGCCGAAGTTATATCGAATCTTTATCCACAAAAAGAGGGCGTTGAAGGACTTTTTGTGTCTGGCAATCAGGCTACTCATCAAAACTGCCCGAAAACCAAAGTCATCCAAAGGAACAGCCCTTCAACGCCTTCAATTCAATTAG
- a CDS encoding NAD(P)-dependent oxidoreductase, producing MQNKKIAFIGTGVMGTSIVKHLLKADYDVTIFTRTREKAEVLVNNGAHWAESVAQAVKGAEIVITMVGYPSDVEEVYYTDGIIANAAESAILIDMTTSSPALAKRIYKDAKSNGLFSLDAPVSGGDIGAQNGTLSIMCGGEQNVFKQMESLFKVFGKQIIYQGEAGAGQHTKMCNQIAIATNMIGVCEALVYGKEAGLDLDVVLQSISSGAAGSWSLSNLGPRMIKGDFEPGFYVKHFLKDMDIALAEAEQMKLPLPGLQLARNMYSRLANEGFAEKGTQVLYEQLTLK from the coding sequence ATGCAGAATAAGAAAATTGCATTTATTGGAACGGGTGTCATGGGAACAAGTATTGTGAAGCATTTATTGAAAGCTGATTATGACGTGACAATATTTACTAGAACGAGAGAAAAAGCTGAAGTTCTTGTGAATAATGGTGCACACTGGGCTGAAAGCGTTGCTCAAGCTGTGAAGGGTGCTGAAATCGTCATTACGATGGTTGGTTATCCATCTGATGTCGAGGAAGTATATTATACTGATGGGATTATTGCCAATGCGGCTGAAAGTGCTATCCTCATTGATATGACAACATCCAGTCCAGCGTTGGCAAAACGCATTTATAAAGATGCGAAAAGTAATGGCCTCTTCTCACTGGACGCACCAGTGTCTGGTGGTGACATAGGAGCACAGAACGGAACGTTGTCAATCATGTGCGGGGGCGAACAGAACGTGTTTAAACAAATGGAATCCCTTTTTAAGGTTTTTGGCAAACAAATTATTTATCAAGGCGAAGCCGGAGCTGGACAACATACAAAAATGTGCAATCAAATCGCAATAGCCACAAATATGATTGGGGTCTGTGAAGCACTTGTTTACGGTAAAGAAGCAGGACTGGATTTGGACGTTGTGCTTCAATCTATTTCTTCTGGTGCTGCAGGTTCCTGGTCGTTATCCAATTTAGGACCACGAATGATCAAAGGAGATTTCGAACCCGGTTTTTATGTGAAGCATTTCTTGAAAGACATGGATATTGCACTTGCGGAAGCTGAACAAATGAAATTGCCGCTGCCAGGACTTCAGTTAGCAAGAAATATGTATAGCCGTCTTGCAAACGAAGGTTTTGCTGAAAAAGGAACACAAGTGTTATATGAACAATTGACGCTGAAATAA
- a CDS encoding YkyB family protein: protein MNKEEQLRQLAIAIYTVNRHAKTATNNRELYALKNKTIERLLTAGDAHKIGLHFIDNPQLSQQSSTVLVKCSDFLFHTLPEKQDFTSLPHLGNQDQTFRNPQERMNLKVAKELLIEYIGEEKKIESYVPKREISTKQQQHKRRRVSNTQTFRSSYLDG, encoded by the coding sequence GTGAATAAAGAAGAACAACTCCGCCAACTTGCCATCGCCATTTATACAGTCAACCGGCATGCGAAGACGGCTACGAATAACAGAGAGCTTTATGCATTGAAAAACAAGACCATTGAACGTCTTTTGACTGCCGGTGACGCGCACAAGATAGGTTTACACTTCATCGACAACCCTCAGCTTAGCCAACAAAGTTCAACTGTGCTCGTCAAGTGCAGTGATTTCCTCTTTCATACCTTACCTGAAAAACAAGATTTCACTTCGCTTCCCCATTTAGGAAATCAAGACCAAACCTTTCGTAATCCTCAAGAACGGATGAATCTGAAAGTAGCAAAAGAGCTATTAATTGAGTATATCGGAGAAGAAAAGAAAATTGAAAGCTATGTTCCTAAAAGAGAGATTTCAACTAAACAACAGCAACATAAACGAAGAAGAGTGAGTAATACACAAACATTTCGATCTTCCTACTTAGATGGATAA
- a CDS encoding AAA family ATPase has translation MTTIKEFRAELNQAVIGREKEFDLMLIALLQQGHVLLESVPGSGKTMMAKSFANAFKGNFKRVQFTPDVLPSDVTGIRYFNPQSQEFVLKAGPIQTNILLADEINRATPRTQSSLLESMEEKQVTIDGETLALPNPFMVIATQNPIESQQGTFPLPAAQLDRFLFKLTIDYPTFEEEHEILRQYGNKPGEIKTSGIVDADTVKQWASEAGQVNVHEDIERYILKIVRATREHPFLDLGLSSRAALAILQATRAYAYLQGRDYATPDDVKAILPPAALHRMELSTEGVLTKKIEDVLNEITKSITAPLEATV, from the coding sequence TTGACGACTATTAAAGAATTTAGAGCGGAACTAAACCAGGCTGTAATTGGCAGAGAGAAAGAGTTCGATTTAATGCTAATCGCATTGCTTCAGCAAGGACACGTGTTGCTGGAAAGTGTCCCAGGGTCAGGAAAGACAATGATGGCAAAAAGTTTTGCGAACGCTTTCAAAGGTAATTTCAAGCGTGTGCAATTTACACCTGACGTATTACCGTCTGATGTAACTGGGATCCGCTATTTTAATCCGCAGTCACAGGAGTTCGTTTTAAAAGCAGGTCCAATCCAGACAAATATTTTGTTAGCTGATGAAATAAACCGGGCAACACCACGTACTCAATCAAGTTTACTTGAATCGATGGAAGAGAAACAAGTGACAATAGACGGTGAAACACTTGCCTTACCAAACCCATTCATGGTCATTGCGACACAGAACCCGATTGAATCGCAACAGGGGACATTCCCGCTACCTGCGGCACAGTTGGATCGTTTTCTGTTCAAATTAACAATCGATTATCCAACTTTCGAAGAAGAACATGAGATTTTACGGCAATATGGCAACAAACCTGGAGAAATTAAGACATCGGGTATTGTCGACGCCGATACAGTAAAGCAATGGGCTTCTGAGGCAGGACAGGTTAACGTTCATGAGGATATTGAAAGATATATCTTAAAAATCGTACGCGCGACGAGAGAGCATCCGTTCTTGGATCTTGGATTAAGTTCAAGGGCAGCGCTTGCAATCCTTCAGGCGACACGTGCGTATGCTTATTTACAAGGCCGGGACTATGCGACGCCGGATGATGTGAAAGCCATTCTACCACCGGCTGCTTTGCACCGTATGGAGTTGTCAACAGAAGGGGTTTTGACAAAAAAAATTGAGGACGTTTTAAATGAAATTACGAAGTCTATCACAGCTCCTCTTGAGGCGACTGTTTAA
- the fadH gene encoding 2,4-dienoyl-CoA reductase, whose protein sequence is MFEDQVIIVTGGSSGMGKYMAKKFADEGANVIITGRDLEKLEAAKNEIGKNASTFQMDVRNIEHVQGLVEFADKEFGKIDGLVNNAAGNFIVQAEDLSPNGWNSVIDIVLNGTFYCSSAVGNYWIKKGQKGSILNMLATYAWDAGPGVVHSAAAKAGVMSLTRTLAVEWGRKYGFRVNGIAPGPIERTGGAERLFQSEKAVQRTINSVPLGRVGQPEEIAELAAFIMSSKAAYMNGEIVTLDGGQWLNQYPF, encoded by the coding sequence ATGTTTGAAGATCAGGTGATAATTGTTACAGGCGGTTCAAGTGGTATGGGTAAATATATGGCGAAGAAATTTGCGGATGAAGGTGCAAATGTCATCATTACAGGCCGTGATTTAGAAAAACTTGAAGCGGCAAAAAATGAAATCGGGAAGAATGCTTCAACTTTTCAAATGGATGTACGAAACATTGAACACGTTCAAGGATTAGTTGAATTTGCAGATAAAGAATTCGGTAAAATTGACGGGCTCGTAAATAATGCTGCAGGGAATTTCATTGTTCAAGCTGAAGATTTATCGCCGAATGGTTGGAATTCAGTGATTGATATCGTTCTGAATGGGACATTCTATTGTTCAAGCGCTGTAGGGAACTATTGGATTAAAAAAGGCCAAAAAGGTTCGATTTTGAATATGCTTGCAACGTATGCGTGGGATGCTGGTCCAGGAGTTGTTCACTCAGCGGCGGCAAAAGCGGGTGTTATGTCTTTGACTAGGACGCTTGCTGTCGAATGGGGCCGTAAATACGGATTCAGGGTAAATGGGATCGCTCCTGGTCCAATTGAGCGTACAGGTGGAGCTGAACGGTTATTCCAATCGGAAAAAGCAGTTCAACGGACAATTAATTCGGTGCCACTCGGCCGGGTCGGGCAGCCTGAAGAAATCGCTGAACTGGCGGCATTCATCATGTCGAGTAAAGCGGCCTATATGAATGGTGAAATCGTCACTTTGGATGGCGGACAATGGTTAAATCAATATCCATTCTAA
- a CDS encoding YkvS family protein: protein MEIAEIGNIISFKDGLRGIVEKVNENSVIVDLTCMENFEELELEEKTVVNHKRYTIIHSSNE, encoded by the coding sequence ATGGAAATTGCTGAAATCGGAAATATAATATCGTTCAAGGATGGTTTGCGGGGAATTGTTGAAAAAGTGAACGAGAATTCGGTCATAGTCGATTTAACATGCATGGAAAACTTCGAAGAACTTGAATTAGAAGAGAAAACAGTTGTGAATCATAAACGCTATACAATCATACACAGTAGCAACGAGTGA